The genomic DNA TCATTCATATCTCTGAGATTTTCCTCACGGTCGGGAAAATCGGTTGTTTCGTTATTCGCTTCGTATACCAGTTTTTCTAACGCGCTATTTGTACCGGCTCTGACAGTATTCTGAGCGTTGATGATCTCATTAGCCTGTAACGCTGCGACAGAAAAGTCGCCGTTAATCAGCGTTTTTTCGAGCAGTTGCATGGCGATGTCTCGGTTCGGATAAAACCAATATTCCGCGTGAACTCGCGCAATCAGCGTGTTCAGATACTCCGATCTGCCTGCGGCCAGATTGTCCTGAAACTCTATAATTTCCGTCGCTTGAGCACGTAGCAGTGAATGATCGCCGTTTTGCATCGATTTAAACATACGGCCAATTTTTCGCGCTTTCTCTGGGAAATCAATCGGAGATTCCAGTACCTGCCTGATCATGGACTGCAACGCCTCCGGCAATCCCAGCAACAACAGTATGTCATCTGCGGACGCTCTGCCCCACGTTCCGTGAGGCGTTACACTCAGATTGAATTTAGAACAGTGGTTTTCGGTTCTCGGACGATCTGAATTAACGTTATAGGTAACGGTATAATCCGTTGATTTGTCGGTGCTGCGAACAGGGTCGAGACGTGTGACATTAATAGCCAGATGATTCATGACCATCACGCGCTCGACTTCCTGATGTAGTTGGGTTTTATCATGCAGCGGAAACCACAGGTTACTATTGCTGCCACTGAGAAGATCATGACTGCAAAAATGGAACCCTACGCCGTTATCAAGTTCGCTGACAATCAGTGTGCAGGTTTCACGAACGGGCGTTTCCGGTGCCATTACCTCCAACCAATACCCCCAATCGTCAGCATTTACGGTCACTGCCGATGCAGTCATATTTTGGAGCATGTCCAGCGCTACTCCGCCCAGTTCTCCTGCATGTTGCAGGCCATGCATACGCTTGGCGATTGTGTACACGCGGGAACACGCGGCATTGAATTCGGGACTATTGTTTTTTTCCAGCAGGCCGAGCCGGATTTTAGAGGCCAAAGCAGCCAGTTCCCCTTCATAATTTGCCAGCTCTAAATGCAAGCCAGTTTTGCCATTCTGTGGTTTGGTTTTCAGCCCACATCTCTCCGAGGGCTCTGGCGTGGCGGTTTTGACGTTGACGTTTTGTGTGTTCATCCTACATTACTCCTCATCTGGGTGAATTCCCATCTCTCGTCGGGACTGTCGCGGCAAAGGGCCAAGTAGCTCCAGCCGGACAAAAAATCCAGGGCGCGCTAGCGGCTTTGCATTACCTGGATTCTTTTGGCTGGATTGTGCTACGCCCAGCCCTCCGCGCCAGTTCTGACGGGAGTGGAAACAGATGAGCAGGATGAACACACCCGACGCGACGGAACGGCGTGGCGTCCTTAGCGACCGGCAGCCTTATCGCCGGTCAGTGAAAGCGCAGCTGGCGTAGCCAGGTGAAAGCGCTGGGGGTTGCGTCATGGGATGGAAACCCGCTGCCCCGCAGGGGCCGGGACGAGACAGCTTGCTGGCTCGGTGCGCAGCATAACAGCCCGCCCGGACGCCCAGTGTCAGAAAAGAATCACGCAGGAAAACAGGGACAGAATCAGGAAACCGGTACATTGGAAGATGATAGAATTGAGGCATGTATAACGCTGGCAGGAAAAATATCAATGACCCCAACACATACTCATGTCGTCATCGGAGCTGAACACCCCACGATCGGCTACCTGTATCTGGATTGCATACCTGAAAGCTCAGTCGGTTACGTAGACATCTATGAAGTCACAGATCGTCTAACGTACTGCGAAATACGTAAAGCAGGCTGGAGAGAGCATGAGCCGACATGCGACGGCCAGGCCTGGGAAGAATGGAGTATATTGAATCACCTGAGCCGAATTTACTGGAGTGATAACGACAACATACGCAGCCTTTGCAAGAAGCACGGCGTAGAAATCAGCGCATTAAGAGATTGGAGTTTCAAAGAGGCCATCTGGAGAGATATCCCTGTACTCGCTGAATGGAATTCCGCCCATACAATATATAGCGCCAGCTCACTGGTTGAAGCCTGAGAGAAAGACAGGCCGCGGCGGCGTTGCCGCAGCAGCCCGTCTTTTTAGGCATTGCCGCCCTGCGCTCTATCCGTATAACGAATCCACTCAGCGCACACGGCATCCTCTGTATCGAAAATCATGGTCAATATCCAACCGCTCCCCGCAGGCGGTTCGGGATTCCAATGCAGCGCAGGGAATTCGGCGCTCTCACCATAGGCACACCCTTCACAGAATACATCGCTCATGTACGTGAATTTCGTTTCCATCCCGCGAGCGCCGTACCACTCCGCATATTGTTCGGCTGTACCGCCAATTTCATCGAAAGGCGTCGTTAGACGATCGGGATGACGCCAGCAGCCGTCTTTATCACGCACAGGCAAGACTGGAACGATTCTTTTTGCTTTTTCTGCACACACAGAGCAAACACCGCTGCCAGCCTTTCTATCTAGTGAATCCCAATGGCAAGGCCTACCTGTAGTGTTGTCGATGCATGCATGATCATCTGTACAACCACAAACCGTACATGTGGCCTTGTTGAGAACTTGGCTAATACGGGTTAATAGCGCAGCATCTTGTTCTGAACATTCTATGTCTCTCTCCGACACAGAAATACCGAACAACTTGCGCGTATCAGCAATGCATTCGTTCCACGTTAGTAGAACGTAATCCACAGCATCCCCCTCTGGGAATGTGTTAAGCAGCTCGAATGCCGCTTCCCTGGTAAACTCATTTGGCAGCACTGGCGGGGCTGTCAGCTGGTTTTCGAGTTCACGAACACGGTGTTCTAACCGCTCATTCTGAGATGCCAACAATGCCAACGCATCCTCGCGATTTCTAAATTTTCGCGTCATATTTTTCACCAATCTAACGTAATATCGGTTTCTTCGACTCTCTGAATAATTGCATTCAGCGTCACGATTATGTTTGTTGATACGACTCGGCGGTAATTACTCCCCACCTCTCCCCAGTTGCGCTTACCTTTTCTGGGCGTAAATAAACGTTCCCAGTAGCCGCCGTGCGTGGTTTGCCGATATTTCACCCCATCAATGCTGACACTGTGATTTACCGTCCCGCCCCGTTTGCTGTGTATACTGACAACTACCGACTGACCGGCATGAATAAAGCAAATTTGATGCATGAGAGCTGGCCTTATTCGTCATCAGTACACAAGAGAGTCATCTCATCGATGCACGTCCTTACGCTGTCAGCTAACTCCTCCAGTCGCGCCAGCATTTCGGGATCATAGTCAGCCCACGGTGCAGCCATCGACTCTACCTTGCTGTGCATGACATCGAGGCTACGGCGCTGATTAGCAGCCAGATTGCGCTTACTCATGACTCCCCCCTCCGTGCTGTACACCCAGCTTGTTCGGGACGAACAGGGATTCGGCGGCCTTAAGAAACGGCGTTCTTTCAGTAGACATCCGGCTTGCTTCGCAGATGACATACCAGAGCGGCTCTTTCATCCAGCGGAGCTGCTTCAGCTCTCGCAATGAAGGGAACCGCGACATCCAACGCCAAAAATGAACTTCGAGTTGGTCAGAAAACAATTCCTCTTGCCAGCGGTCATACCAAGACTTAATGGTGTCCGGTGTCTGGAAATTGAGGTCAATAACAGCACGGTCAACAAGATTCAGGTGCAACAGGGTTTTCTGTAGCGTCTGCTTGCTCTGCATCCGTTCGCGCTTGCTGTATGACAGATCAGCGCGTTTCTCATGTCTCTGCCGATTCTTAAAGCACACTTCAGGGAACAGCTGATCTCTCACCGAGCCGCTTAACGGATTTGGACAACACTGCCCGCCCGAGCTGATGAGAGCATCAAATGCCCGTTCTGTGTCTTTGAGATTGACTTTGCGATCTGTTGGGTCGATATAAAAACCGGTTTTCCACATCTCAGAACGGCGCGGGCGGCTCTTTCCGGTCAGCGCACGGAAGAAAGCGCGCGCGTGCGGGTAATCAGATAATCGCTTTCCATCCTCTTTTCGCTGCTCTACTTCGACAATCGCCGCCAACGCCGCTTGCCTTTGCGGTGACAGTGTCACGATAGATAAGTGAGACGGGATCATACGGCAGCCCCCTGTTTTCTCATCATCATGATCACTTCATCGCGTGATGATGCGCCCGCGATAACACATTCATGCAAATGCAATAACACGTCATTCAGGATGGCAGGCTCAAACTGTTCCCGCATGTAAACCCATACCGTACTTTCCGCATCCGGCTTTATGTATGCCGACCACAGCGGTATATCGTCATTTCCGCTGCACACGTTCACAATCAGATCATCTACTTGCGCGTGTGCCAAATGCAGGTGAACGGGCGAACATCCTCCGAATTCCCCACGCAACTCAGCTTCACAGCGCCAGTATTCTGGCAACGGCAGATGTTTAATAACCGCATTACTCAGGCGGTGACGGTAGTCTTCACCACGCTCGGCATACTGCTCATACTCGGAGCCACTCATCTGAATGAGGGTTAACAGGGTTAATTCTTGCTCTTTTGTCATGTGTTAACCGCCGCCCTTACGGGCGGCGTCTCCGTATCAGGCAGCGAGGGCGGCGATGGTTGGCTGGGTATCCGCTTGTTCAGCGACGTCTGTCGCATCAGCGGTTTGCAGGATTTCAGGTTCCTGCGGCGCGGTGTCACGCAGCAGACAGGCAGGCAACCAGTCTGTTTTGGCGATCTCGTTTTCTGCCAGCTCGGCCGCATCACTCTTTTTCATTTTGAGCGCGGAGTCTGCGAACGCTGGCAAAGCGGCATCACGTAAATCATCAGCGATCTGGTCTTTGCCCATACGCCCGAAATAGTTCGCTTTGGTCGGTTGCCACCAATCTGCGATGTTGAAATCAATCGCCGACTCGATACGTTCCAGCTTACCGCCGATTTTCCCGCCACGATCTGCTTGATGCTGTACACCGTCCAGCGAACCCGCCATGCAATAGGCCAGCAGTGCCAGTTGGCGTTCTTGCGTCCAGTCCATGAGCCATGCAAAATCGGCTTTCCAATCATCAGGGAAAGCAGCCATCCATTTACTGTGCATGTCATTCAGTGCCAACACAGCTTTACTTTCTATTGCATCATAGGCATTGGATATCAGGCTGTTACGATTGACATTCACGGAGCCGCCCAACGTCTTTGAATGGTACGGAGTGTCACCAAACACCGTTTTAATGGTGTCATGCAGCATCGCAGCGATAACAACGTCAGGGCGCTGTGACAGCGCGGCCTGCACGGCTAATGTGCGCTCAGATGACAGGCTGCAAATCAGCTTCGCCGACAAACCCTTTTTAGCGGGTTGCTGCGTGGTGTTTTGCTGCTCGTTACTGTCATTTTCATCATTCTCAGAGCCGGATTGAGACTTGATATCTTTCTGCGCAACGACGAACTGAAATTTGATTTCCCCGTCATCGAGATACGCAATCACGCCGCCATGCTGGCGCTGTTCGTCTGTCCAG from Pectobacterium carotovorum includes the following:
- a CDS encoding plasmid SOS inhibition protein A — protein: MIPSHLSIVTLSPQRQAALAAIVEVEQRKEDGKRLSDYPHARAFFRALTGKSRPRRSEMWKTGFYIDPTDRKVNLKDTERAFDALISSGGQCCPNPLSGSVRDQLFPEVCFKNRQRHEKRADLSYSKRERMQSKQTLQKTLLHLNLVDRAVIDLNFQTPDTIKSWYDRWQEELFSDQLEVHFWRWMSRFPSLRELKQLRWMKEPLWYVICEASRMSTERTPFLKAAESLFVPNKLGVQHGGGSHE
- a CDS encoding conjugation system SOS inhibitor PsiB family protein; protein product: MTKEQELTLLTLIQMSGSEYEQYAERGEDYRHRLSNAVIKHLPLPEYWRCEAELRGEFGGCSPVHLHLAHAQVDDLIVNVCSGNDDIPLWSAYIKPDAESTVWVYMREQFEPAILNDVLLHLHECVIAGASSRDEVIMMMRKQGAAV